The following coding sequences are from one Phycisphaeraceae bacterium window:
- a CDS encoding cation-translocating P-type ATPase, protein MTDTALATADDEPAGLAGRLFSPRGELVSSLAAGALLLTSWLLKAVGAGEIAAVLVWASLAIGMVHGVRAAWDSLRGGAFDIDCLMVIGAALAAYIGAPAEGALLLFLFVLAGALEGLAMARTKRAVEALHKLMPTEAVRWSDSTNQWESAPPEALAAGDRIKIMPGELVPADASVLAGDSAMDQASLTGESMPRNVGVGDDLYAGTVNVGNSLEARVTRPASESSLQRVLNLVLQAQQQREPVQRLIDRVSQPYAIGVMVASAAVLLVWWQVFKVPLVVQESGGVGGSLYTAITLLVVMSPCAVIIATPTATLAAIARAARGGVLFKGGQAIERLARMRALAMDKTGTLTVGHAEVHEMKGIGWSDTERLLAVAAGLEQDSTHPIAAAIRAAAAARGIKPMRATRTTFEPGRGVSGVFDGHPARLGTIEHTQKLVPVCLRAKLKEFSEAARGRGHIATIIAWNGQAGVVVIHDELRPGADQVVGRLHAMGIGPVVMLTGDNARTAENLAKAVGIDRWRAELMPDGKVEQIRALKAEVRSVGSGRGGVGLVGDGVNDAPALAAADVSLAVGSIGSDAALESADVVLMGDDLAALPWAVDIARRARRTIAANLTFALVAICAMAVATLVGSRLGFALPLWMGVIGHEGGTLLVVANSLLLLTVPKMIPSEKRPVSLNSHAVDPAHGGEATPAGGALQPVTSLK, encoded by the coding sequence ATGACCGACACCGCCCTGGCGACGGCGGACGACGAACCGGCGGGCCTCGCCGGCCGGCTCTTCTCACCCCGGGGAGAGTTGGTGTCGTCCCTCGCCGCCGGGGCATTGCTCCTGACCTCGTGGCTGCTCAAGGCGGTCGGCGCGGGCGAGATCGCGGCCGTGCTGGTCTGGGCGAGCCTCGCGATCGGCATGGTCCACGGGGTCCGGGCGGCGTGGGATTCCCTCCGCGGCGGGGCGTTCGACATCGACTGCCTGATGGTCATCGGCGCCGCGCTGGCCGCGTACATCGGTGCTCCCGCCGAGGGGGCGCTGCTGCTGTTCCTGTTCGTGCTCGCGGGCGCCCTTGAGGGGCTCGCGATGGCCCGCACCAAGCGGGCGGTCGAGGCCCTTCACAAGCTCATGCCGACCGAGGCGGTGCGTTGGAGCGATTCCACGAACCAGTGGGAGAGCGCTCCCCCCGAGGCCCTTGCCGCGGGCGACCGGATCAAGATCATGCCGGGCGAACTGGTGCCCGCCGACGCCTCGGTGCTCGCCGGTGATTCCGCGATGGACCAGGCGAGCCTTACGGGGGAGAGCATGCCGCGGAACGTCGGTGTGGGCGACGACCTGTACGCCGGCACCGTCAACGTGGGGAACTCGCTCGAAGCGCGGGTGACTCGCCCGGCGAGCGAGTCGAGCCTCCAGCGCGTGCTCAACCTCGTGCTCCAGGCCCAGCAGCAGCGGGAGCCCGTGCAGCGGCTGATCGACCGCGTGAGCCAGCCGTACGCCATCGGCGTGATGGTCGCGAGCGCGGCGGTGCTGCTGGTGTGGTGGCAGGTGTTCAAGGTGCCGCTGGTCGTCCAGGAATCAGGAGGGGTCGGTGGCTCGCTGTACACCGCGATTACGCTGCTGGTGGTGATGTCGCCGTGCGCGGTGATCATCGCAACACCGACGGCGACCCTCGCGGCGATCGCGCGGGCCGCCCGGGGCGGCGTGCTGTTCAAGGGCGGACAGGCGATCGAGCGGCTGGCGCGGATGCGGGCGCTGGCGATGGACAAGACCGGTACGCTGACCGTCGGGCACGCCGAGGTGCACGAAATGAAGGGCATCGGGTGGTCCGACACCGAGCGACTGCTGGCCGTCGCGGCGGGGCTGGAGCAGGACTCGACGCACCCGATCGCCGCGGCGATCCGGGCGGCCGCTGCCGCGCGCGGAATCAAGCCGATGCGAGCGACGCGGACGACCTTCGAGCCGGGGCGCGGCGTCAGCGGGGTCTTCGACGGTCACCCGGCGCGATTGGGGACGATCGAGCACACGCAGAAACTCGTGCCCGTCTGCCTCCGGGCGAAGCTGAAGGAGTTCAGCGAGGCCGCGAGGGGCCGCGGCCACATCGCGACGATCATCGCCTGGAACGGCCAGGCCGGGGTCGTGGTCATCCACGATGAGCTCAGGCCGGGGGCGGACCAGGTCGTGGGTCGGCTGCACGCAATGGGGATCGGGCCGGTGGTCATGCTCACCGGCGACAACGCACGGACCGCGGAGAACCTGGCGAAGGCGGTCGGTATCGATCGCTGGCGGGCCGAACTGATGCCCGACGGAAAGGTCGAGCAGATCAGGGCCCTCAAGGCCGAGGTACGCTCGGTCGGATCGGGCCGCGGCGGGGTTGGGCTCGTCGGCGACGGGGTCAACGACGCTCCCGCCCTCGCGGCCGCGGATGTGTCGCTGGCGGTGGGGTCGATCGGGTCCGATGCGGCGCTCGAGTCCGCGGACGTCGTGCTGATGGGGGACGACCTGGCAGCCCTGCCGTGGGCAGTCGACATCGCCCGCCGGGCCCGCCGGACCATTGCCGCAAACCTGACGTTCGCCCTCGTCGCGATCTGCGCGATGGCGGTTGCTACTCTGGTTGGGTCCAGACTAGGGTTTGCCCTACCCCTGTGGATGGGTGTAATCGGGCACGAGGGCGGGACGCTGCTGGTGGTGGCGAACTCGCTCCTGCTCCTTACGGTTCCGAAGATGATCCCGTCAGAAAAGCGACCAGTCAGCCTCAATTCTCATGCCGTCGATCCGGCCCATGGGGGCGAAGCCACGCCGGCCGGAGGGGCGCTGCAACCGGTTACGTCGCTAAAGTAG
- a CDS encoding SPOR domain-containing protein translates to MRMRHVVTAFAVVAGMWSTSAPAQNQPATEPPRRLREEGKRLFGSPEAPGGGVKKDGAQAASGGWVIFIASFHDPEAASLVPGEKVLTGAEQARVALSQIRTVGQLQGAYTQDRGAMTWVVLGSYDDPGKDEAQAELKRVQAIMVNGSRPYAGAFLAPPAAGGVAGSIPELDLRKVRARLGAAAMYTLEIGYYGRPDTQRPSADDLADFRKAAEQAAVQLRSEGEMAFYFHGPNRSSVTVGVFDDTDFDPQEPLVRSPRLHQARKLHPYHLFNGAAYKQKSKVDGKSGYIPCPLVKIPEDGR, encoded by the coding sequence ATGCGCATGCGGCACGTGGTTACGGCATTCGCGGTGGTGGCTGGGATGTGGTCGACCAGCGCTCCGGCGCAGAACCAGCCCGCAACGGAACCGCCCCGCCGCCTGCGAGAGGAAGGGAAGCGCCTGTTCGGCTCGCCGGAGGCGCCCGGGGGTGGTGTGAAGAAGGATGGGGCGCAGGCGGCCTCCGGGGGATGGGTGATCTTCATCGCCTCGTTCCACGATCCCGAAGCCGCGTCGCTCGTGCCGGGCGAGAAGGTGCTGACCGGCGCGGAGCAGGCGCGCGTGGCACTGAGCCAGATCCGGACAGTGGGCCAGTTGCAGGGGGCGTACACACAGGATCGCGGGGCGATGACCTGGGTGGTTCTGGGGTCGTACGACGATCCCGGGAAGGACGAGGCCCAGGCGGAGTTGAAGCGGGTGCAGGCGATCATGGTGAACGGCAGCCGGCCGTACGCGGGGGCGTTCCTGGCGCCGCCCGCCGCGGGCGGGGTGGCGGGGAGCATCCCCGAGCTGGACCTCCGCAAGGTGCGCGCGCGCCTCGGCGCCGCCGCGATGTACACGCTGGAGATCGGCTACTACGGGAGACCGGACACCCAGCGGCCCAGCGCCGACGACCTCGCCGACTTCCGCAAGGCGGCGGAGCAGGCGGCCGTGCAGTTGCGGTCGGAGGGCGAGATGGCGTTTTACTTCCACGGTCCCAACCGGTCGAGCGTGACGGTCGGTGTCTTCGACGACACCGACTTTGACCCGCAGGAGCCGCTCGTGCGCAGCCCGCGGCTGCACCAGGCTCGAAAACTGCACCCGTACCACCTGTTCAACGGCGCGGCGTACAAGCAGAAGAGCAAGGTCGATGGGAAGTCGGGGTACATCCCCTGCCCGCTGGTGAAGATCCCGGAGGATGGGAGGTAA
- the lysS gene encoding lysine--tRNA ligase: MSSTPESGPAAAGIHELEQQRRKNRDEAARLGFPPYGKRTDGLDTLAAAKGKYDEAADKAFAAAGKEPPAGFTDPRPAAAIAGRIVLRRDGGKLLWLTLRDETGDMQAAVSERDCDTRSFALAKSLDLGDVIVVRGRMMKTRTGEITCWAGLGAAGQEPAVELASKCLTPPPEKHAGLADVELRYRRRYVDMWATPETVRVFQMRSRIVSRIRRHLDERGYLEVETPMLQQLAGGAAARPFKTHMNALDIELFLRIAPELYLKRLLVGGMPRVYEINRNFRNEGVDKSHNPEFTMLEVYHAFGDVETMMELIEGTIRSCAMMVKMASEDASGAVGDEDAVPSDLVLPFGDVMIDYGKPFLRVAYSDLFQRALGFPISDGARAREEARKRGLKVTGEKGEPLADVLVVNELFEEVAEPTLDITRPTFITRYPSAISPLTRPNPEHPELADRSDLFIGHMEVAPLYTELNDPDVQAAKFREQLAGLDDEESTFRTFDQDFIDALKVGMPPAGGLGLGIDRLVMLLTNQRTIRDVVLFPMMRPE, encoded by the coding sequence ATGTCATCCACACCGGAATCAGGGCCCGCCGCCGCGGGGATCCACGAGCTCGAGCAGCAGCGCCGGAAGAACCGGGACGAAGCCGCTCGCCTTGGGTTCCCGCCCTACGGGAAGCGCACCGACGGTCTCGACACCCTTGCGGCGGCCAAGGGCAAGTACGACGAAGCAGCGGACAAGGCGTTCGCCGCCGCGGGCAAGGAACCCCCGGCCGGATTCACGGATCCGCGTCCGGCCGCGGCGATCGCCGGGCGGATCGTGCTCCGGCGCGACGGCGGCAAGCTGCTCTGGCTGACCCTGCGGGACGAGACCGGCGACATGCAGGCGGCGGTGAGCGAGCGGGACTGCGACACGCGATCCTTCGCCCTGGCCAAGTCGCTGGACCTGGGGGACGTGATCGTGGTGCGGGGTCGGATGATGAAGACGCGGACCGGCGAGATCACCTGCTGGGCCGGGCTGGGCGCGGCGGGGCAGGAGCCGGCGGTCGAACTCGCGAGCAAGTGCCTCACGCCCCCGCCGGAGAAGCACGCCGGGCTCGCGGATGTGGAGCTGCGGTACCGGCGACGGTACGTGGACATGTGGGCGACGCCCGAGACCGTGCGGGTGTTCCAGATGCGGTCACGCATCGTCTCGCGGATCCGGAGGCACCTGGACGAGCGGGGGTACCTCGAGGTCGAGACGCCGATGCTCCAGCAACTGGCCGGCGGCGCCGCGGCGCGGCCGTTCAAGACGCACATGAACGCGCTGGACATCGAGCTGTTCCTGCGGATCGCGCCGGAGCTGTACCTCAAGCGGCTGCTCGTGGGCGGCATGCCCAGGGTGTACGAGATCAACCGGAACTTCCGCAACGAGGGGGTGGACAAGAGCCACAACCCCGAGTTCACGATGCTCGAGGTGTACCACGCGTTCGGCGATGTCGAGACGATGATGGAGCTGATCGAGGGCACCATCCGCTCCTGCGCGATGATGGTGAAGATGGCGAGCGAGGACGCGTCGGGCGCCGTCGGCGACGAGGACGCGGTCCCCAGCGACCTTGTGCTCCCCTTCGGCGACGTGATGATTGACTACGGCAAGCCGTTTCTTCGGGTCGCCTACTCGGATCTGTTCCAACGGGCACTTGGATTCCCGATCTCCGATGGCGCCCGGGCTCGCGAAGAGGCCAGGAAGCGGGGGCTCAAGGTCACCGGCGAAAAGGGCGAGCCGCTCGCGGATGTCCTGGTCGTCAACGAGTTGTTCGAGGAAGTCGCCGAGCCGACCCTCGACATCACCCGCCCGACGTTCATCACGCGGTACCCGTCCGCGATCAGCCCGCTCACCCGGCCCAACCCGGAGCACCCGGAGCTCGCGGACCGGTCGGACCTGTTCATCGGCCACATGGAGGTGGCCCCCCTCTACACCGAGTTGAACGACCCCGACGTGCAAGCGGCGAAGTTCCGCGAGCAGCTGGCCGGGTTGGACGACGAGGAGAGCACCTTCCGCACGTTCGATCAGGACTTCATCGATGCGCTGAAGGTGGGGATGCCGCCGGCGGGCGGGCTTGGGCTGGGCATCGACCGGCTGGTGATGCTGCTGACCAACCAGCGGACGATCCGCGATGTCGTGCTCTTCCCGATGATGCGGCCGGAATAG
- a CDS encoding Rrf2 family transcriptional regulator: MFSQTTEYALRAMAWLALSPGQLVSTTALAQATKVPEHYLAKVLQQLAAAGLVRGRRGVGGGYQLSRPASQITMTEVVRSTGRIERITVCPLGLSSHGTNLCPLHRMLDSVAKDALAMLDGKTLADLIDQPGMSTPLCDERVRPVTLSLSANGA, encoded by the coding sequence ATGTTCTCTCAGACGACCGAGTACGCCCTTCGGGCGATGGCGTGGCTGGCCCTGAGTCCCGGGCAGTTGGTCTCCACCACGGCCCTTGCCCAGGCGACCAAGGTTCCCGAGCACTACCTCGCCAAGGTGCTCCAGCAGTTGGCCGCGGCGGGGCTGGTGCGGGGGCGCCGGGGCGTCGGGGGTGGGTATCAACTGTCGCGCCCGGCGTCGCAGATCACGATGACCGAGGTCGTGCGCTCCACCGGCCGCATCGAGCGGATCACGGTGTGCCCGCTCGGGCTCTCCTCGCACGGGACGAACCTGTGCCCGCTGCACCGCATGCTCGACTCGGTCGCGAAGGACGCCCTCGCGATGCTCGACGGCAAGACTCTCGCCGACCTGATCGACCAGCCGGGGATGAGCACGCCGCTCTGCGATGAGAGAGTGCGACCGGTGACCCTCAGCCTCTCCGCGAACGGGGCCTGA
- a CDS encoding OmpH family outer membrane protein produces MKSPRPMHMILAAVVLVAGSLAFTAGRLSPPQAVIAIVDLQKILVSLDEWKDLKADIQAKGDAASKKVTELQKKLKAEEEAVRLLPRGPQYYAALERMLRLGVELKFETEYQRTDLARMAGEMLRGVYASIDKGAEDLAKKNGYSIVLASDEQVTIPENIPPDDINRIISLKRMLYIDPAHDITDELLVLMNNQYAAAKAAGGKAGANAAPKP; encoded by the coding sequence ATGAAGAGCCCACGACCGATGCACATGATCCTCGCCGCCGTCGTTCTCGTGGCTGGATCACTCGCCTTCACCGCCGGTCGCCTGTCGCCCCCCCAAGCCGTCATCGCCATCGTCGACCTTCAGAAGATCCTCGTTTCTCTCGATGAGTGGAAGGATCTCAAGGCCGACATCCAGGCCAAGGGCGACGCGGCGAGCAAGAAGGTCACCGAACTCCAGAAGAAGCTCAAGGCCGAGGAAGAAGCCGTACGGCTACTCCCGCGAGGACCGCAGTATTACGCAGCCCTTGAGCGCATGCTCCGCCTGGGCGTCGAGCTCAAGTTCGAGACGGAATACCAGAGGACCGACCTCGCCCGGATGGCCGGCGAGATGCTCCGCGGGGTGTACGCCTCCATCGACAAAGGCGCCGAAGATCTCGCCAAGAAAAACGGCTACTCCATCGTCCTGGCCTCCGACGAGCAGGTCACCATCCCCGAGAACATCCCGCCGGACGACATCAACCGGATCATCTCGCTCAAGCGCATGCTCTACATCGACCCAGCCCACGACATCACCGACGAACTGCTCGTCCTGATGAACAACCAGTACGCTGCTGCGAAGGCCGCCGGCGGTAAGGCCGGTGCGAACGCCGCGCCCAAGCCCTGA
- the lpxD gene encoding UDP-3-O-(3-hydroxymyristoyl)glucosamine N-acyltransferase — protein sequence MPPTNTTGSIASLLSARLIGRDDLPITSLETMDRAGPQSLTFIRSASFAAGWRGSKAAAALITSTLKVPEHDPSTRALLVVDNADLAMTRVLQLFAPPQSRPEPGVHPAALVDATAKLGAGVAIGPNCVIGAGSVIGDGAVLHAGVYIGASVKIGPGTVLHPHVRVLDRCAVGAMCILWPGTTIGADGFGYLPAPDGKGLVKIPHIGSVEVGNGVEIGANTSIDRGKFGSTLIGDGTKIDNLVQIGHNCRVGRACIICGHSGIAGSVTIGDGAVIAGRVGIADNLTIGPRATVAAGSGVMNDIGPGETWFGYPARPHGEQMRNLAAFTRLSDVFRAMKKAGLMPGLKGADAPTP from the coding sequence ATGCCACCGACCAACACCACCGGGTCTATTGCTTCCTTGCTCTCCGCTCGATTGATCGGGCGCGATGATCTTCCAATTACCTCCCTCGAGACCATGGACCGTGCTGGTCCGCAGTCGCTGACGTTCATCCGCAGCGCCTCCTTCGCCGCGGGCTGGCGGGGCTCCAAGGCTGCCGCCGCGTTGATCACCTCCACGCTCAAGGTCCCCGAGCACGATCCTTCCACCCGCGCCCTGCTGGTCGTTGACAACGCCGACCTGGCCATGACCCGGGTTCTGCAGCTCTTCGCGCCCCCCCAGTCCCGCCCAGAGCCCGGGGTGCACCCGGCCGCCCTGGTTGACGCGACGGCCAAACTCGGCGCCGGCGTCGCAATCGGGCCCAACTGCGTGATCGGCGCCGGGAGCGTCATCGGCGACGGCGCCGTGCTCCACGCCGGCGTCTACATCGGCGCTTCGGTCAAGATCGGGCCCGGGACCGTCCTGCACCCGCATGTCCGCGTGCTCGACCGCTGCGCGGTCGGAGCCATGTGCATCCTCTGGCCGGGCACGACCATCGGAGCCGACGGCTTCGGCTACCTCCCCGCCCCCGACGGCAAGGGCCTCGTGAAGATCCCGCACATCGGCTCGGTCGAGGTCGGCAACGGCGTCGAGATCGGGGCCAACACGAGCATCGACCGCGGCAAGTTCGGCAGCACCCTCATCGGCGACGGCACCAAGATCGACAACCTCGTCCAGATCGGCCACAACTGCCGCGTCGGACGGGCCTGCATCATCTGCGGCCACTCGGGGATTGCCGGATCGGTCACTATCGGCGACGGGGCCGTCATCGCCGGACGCGTCGGCATCGCGGACAACCTCACCATCGGACCCCGTGCCACCGTCGCCGCCGGTTCCGGCGTGATGAACGACATCGGCCCGGGTGAAACCTGGTTCGGCTACCCGGCCCGGCCCCACGGCGAACAGATGCGCAACCTCGCGGCGTTCACCCGCCTCTCGGACGTCTTCCGGGCCATGAAGAAGGCCGGCCTGATGCCCGGGCTCAAAGGGGCCGATGCGCCGACCCCCTGA
- a CDS encoding M28 family peptidase, producing the protein MIACHLAACLTLLAGPDPAAVPAMVSQERLLETIKALPVKRAGWRDDENREGLVKTEALLQDRLKALGYEPTLHEIGAFEGRGEPGSSPVWHNIVVDIPGQTKPKEIIIVGAHFDAVPIAPGADDNGTGVAAVLELARVLKDVPMQRTVRLCLFNLEEVQPLGIGLVGSGRYAADLAPEIKAGTIKVVGMLSLDMLGYFNDEPNSQKWPALPVSVDLPTTADFIAVGGIIQHRGFSQPLIKAMRRGGPGVKVFAGDILPLAVPDFMRSDHASFLAMGIPAVIVSDTANFRSKHYHGPTDTIETIDAKRFTEVVKGLAAGVIAVARPVRAPADSAPDQIDPRPRSGEPEAAAPGPMGKPPGQVPERPR; encoded by the coding sequence ATGATCGCCTGCCACCTCGCCGCGTGCCTGACCCTCCTCGCCGGCCCCGATCCCGCGGCGGTCCCCGCGATGGTCAGCCAGGAGCGGCTCCTCGAAACCATCAAGGCCCTGCCCGTCAAACGCGCCGGATGGCGGGACGACGAGAACCGCGAGGGCCTCGTCAAGACCGAGGCCCTGCTCCAGGACCGGCTCAAGGCCCTCGGCTACGAGCCGACCCTGCACGAGATCGGCGCCTTCGAGGGCCGCGGCGAACCGGGCTCCTCGCCCGTCTGGCACAACATCGTCGTCGACATCCCCGGCCAGACCAAGCCGAAGGAGATCATCATCGTCGGCGCGCACTTCGATGCCGTGCCGATCGCGCCGGGGGCGGACGACAACGGAACCGGCGTCGCCGCGGTGCTGGAACTGGCCCGCGTGCTCAAGGACGTCCCCATGCAGCGGACCGTCCGCCTGTGTCTCTTCAACCTTGAGGAGGTCCAGCCGCTGGGCATCGGCCTGGTCGGGTCGGGCCGGTACGCGGCGGACCTGGCGCCGGAGATCAAGGCCGGCACGATCAAGGTCGTCGGCATGCTCTCCCTGGACATGCTGGGGTACTTCAACGACGAGCCCAACAGCCAGAAGTGGCCGGCCCTCCCCGTGAGCGTGGACCTGCCGACGACCGCGGACTTCATCGCCGTCGGCGGCATCATCCAGCACCGGGGGTTCAGCCAGCCGCTGATCAAGGCCATGCGACGCGGGGGGCCGGGGGTCAAGGTGTTCGCCGGCGACATCCTGCCGCTGGCCGTGCCGGACTTCATGCGGTCCGACCACGCGAGTTTCCTGGCCATGGGGATCCCCGCGGTGATCGTCTCGGACACGGCGAACTTCCGGTCCAAGCACTACCACGGGCCGACGGACACCATCGAGACGATCGACGCCAAACGGTTCACCGAGGTGGTCAAGGGGCTCGCGGCGGGGGTGATCGCAGTGGCGCGCCCTGTGCGCGCGCCGGCAGATTCCGCGCCGGACCAGATCGACCCGCGGCCACGCTCGGGCGAACCCGAGGCGGCGGCGCCTGGGCCGATGGGCAAGCCGCCCGGCCAGGTGCCGGAGCGACCGCGGTAG
- a CDS encoding nuclear transport factor 2 family protein — MSNTSTQSAPTFPTSPATQQVANRLHELCNSGKYHEAMQELYADDAKHIEAMEMPGSPYKRITEGKPALLKMSEHWGKTNTVHSASCGKPLFNGDQFTVEMKMDVTCGDGPMAGQRMAMSETCLYSVKNGKISEARFFYGCDAK; from the coding sequence ATGAGCAATACATCCACACAATCCGCGCCAACGTTCCCCACCTCCCCCGCCACCCAGCAGGTCGCGAATCGCCTCCACGAACTCTGCAACTCCGGCAAGTACCACGAGGCGATGCAGGAGCTCTACGCCGACGATGCGAAGCACATCGAGGCGATGGAGATGCCCGGCAGCCCCTACAAGCGCATCACCGAGGGCAAGCCCGCGCTCCTCAAGATGAGCGAGCACTGGGGCAAGACCAACACCGTCCACAGCGCCTCCTGCGGCAAGCCCCTCTTCAACGGCGACCAGTTCACCGTCGAGATGAAGATGGACGTCACCTGCGGCGACGGCCCCATGGCCGGGCAGCGCATGGCGATGAGCGAGACGTGCCTCTACAGCGTCAAGAACGGCAAGATCTCCGAGGCTCGCTTCTTCTACGGCTGCGACGCGAAGTAG
- a CDS encoding flagellar biosynthesis anti-sigma factor FlgM: protein MNEISNLIGPGSGFSTSDRRIVERAGDDRPAAPLSRAPDRVEISEQARESGTVIINSDRPIRHELVDRLRGEIRAGTYATEDKIDAVVDRLTRAVDLQA from the coding sequence ATGAACGAGATCAGCAACCTCATCGGGCCCGGCAGCGGCTTTTCCACCAGCGATCGCCGCATCGTCGAGCGGGCCGGCGACGACCGCCCCGCCGCGCCACTGTCGCGCGCCCCGGACAGGGTCGAGATCTCCGAACAGGCAAGGGAGTCGGGCACCGTGATCATCAACTCCGACCGGCCGATCCGGCACGAACTGGTTGATCGCCTCCGCGGCGAAATCCGCGCGGGCACCTACGCCACCGAGGACAAGATCGACGCCGTCGTTGATCGGCTCACGCGCGCCGTCGACCTGCAGGCCTGA
- the pyrE gene encoding orotate phosphoribosyltransferase, giving the protein MNSKELAGRIAELALLRGQFTLRSGKTSTYYLDKYLFSTRPEVLKELGRLFAERIREIERSSGQRVDRLAGAELGGIPLVTAASLETGLPCIFVRNAKKEYGTAKQMEGKLEKGETVVFVEDVATTGGQALEAVGVLKDAGARVLAVIATIDRLEGARENIEKSGARFEALFTTRDLGVVQ; this is encoded by the coding sequence ATGAACTCGAAGGAACTCGCTGGGCGGATCGCCGAACTGGCCCTGTTGCGCGGGCAGTTCACCCTTCGGTCGGGAAAGACCAGCACGTATTACCTGGACAAGTACCTGTTCAGCACCCGCCCGGAGGTGCTCAAGGAACTCGGGCGGCTGTTCGCCGAGCGGATCCGCGAGATCGAGCGGTCGTCGGGGCAGCGGGTCGACCGCCTGGCCGGGGCGGAACTCGGGGGCATCCCCCTGGTGACCGCGGCGAGCCTGGAGACGGGGCTGCCGTGCATCTTCGTCCGCAACGCGAAGAAGGAGTACGGCACCGCGAAGCAGATGGAGGGGAAACTCGAGAAGGGCGAGACGGTGGTGTTCGTGGAGGATGTCGCGACCACCGGCGGGCAGGCGCTCGAGGCGGTCGGCGTGCTCAAGGATGCCGGCGCCCGGGTGCTGGCGGTGATCGCGACGATCGACCGTCTGGAGGGCGCGCGGGAGAACATCGAGAAGAGCGGGGCCCGGTTCGAGGCGCTCTTCACCACGCGAGATCTTGGCGTCGTCCAGTAG